Part of the Eleginops maclovinus isolate JMC-PN-2008 ecotype Puerto Natales chromosome 3, JC_Emac_rtc_rv5, whole genome shotgun sequence genome is shown below.
TGTGTCAGAGTTAAGATATGCTTGGCTCAAATAGCCCTATTTGTAAAGGACACATCTGTTAGTAACACATGCATTGATTGCAGCTGTATAGAAAATGAGGCAAATGCACCACCTCCAAAAGTCACCTCTTTTGTGACTTCAGCCATGTATTCAATGCTCACCTGTTGGGGCACGGTAACCGTAGACTTCCACCTCGCAGAGTGTTAGGAGCTTTTTTACACCAGGTAGAGTCAAAGTCACATAACGTCCCTCCACAGGTTCGGTAAACGTCATTGTGAAAGAACTGGCTGCAGGGATTTGAGAAATCACACCATccctacagacagacagacagacagacagacagacagacagacagacagacagacagacagacagacagacagacagacagacagacagacagacagacagacagacagacagacagacagacagacagacagacagacagacagaggaggcaATTCATGACGTTTTGTAGGTGCAATACTGAACAGGTGTATAGCAACATAAAGCAAGACATTATACCAACTTTTAACCTGCCAGAAGAACAGACAAGGCAGTATTTCACACACCAAATGCCACGTGTTCAATGAGTGCAGCTATGGTTCATTTCTTGATTGTAATCAAGAAATCTGTGCGATCACTCACACTGGGTTTGCGGCACCATTGTCTTGCAAAGAGTTGCTGATGTGAACCTCTGCCCCGTTGATCCTTTCTGAACAGCAGTCTCCTCTAttggtgatgatgatggaggtgacgATGTAGGACTCCAGCAGGTCCACTCTCCACCAGGGGTTGGTCATCTCAGTAGTGGCGGTGCATGAACCATCAAGATAGTTAGAATCACGGTTTCCATCAATAGCTTTGTTTGCATCTCCATAATGGTCTGGATACCGCGATGACTGGCTTGCTTTTCCACGCAAGGCCACATTTTCTGTGAAGCAGACATTTGAACAATTCTGGGaaaatgtttacaaatcaccAAACCTGCATCACCTATTTTTCTCGGTAACTTGATGGCAGCCTAAAAAAACTGAACACACTATTGACAGCATCACCTTTCGAGTGAGCGAGTTTGCTCACTTAAACGTCCAGCAGTTGTCTCCACCAAATGCAATCAAtctcaaaaagaaaacagctttcTAGCTTTTAAAACTCTGCATGTACATTATTCTTCAAAGTGAAGCTAAGAACATCCAAGTGAATAAACACAGTAATTGTTCAAGTGAGGGGGGACTTTTACAACTGAGCGTTATCCCACTTACGGTAGGTGTAAGCTGAGCACGTCCCCATtaggagcagcagaggcagaacTGAACTGTGTGTCATTGTTCCTGttgagacagacagaagagttCATTACACTGAATACATATACGCTGTCAAACAACTGAATAACATCTATCCTTGACATACAACAATGGCAGCGGCACTCGTTAACTCTATGTGAGGTTTGAATGGAGGAAATGCATTTCACCAAACCATACTCTATCAAGTTTGTTGAAGTAATTAAGTGGGAGATGGCATACACATATATGTACTCACTCTGTTTAGTTGTGGGATGGAAGATGACTTCAAGGTGAGTGATGGACAGCTGATAGGTTTCCCTGGAATCAGACGCGACAGTCAGGTCAGAGGCAAGCTGGGTTAGCTAAAGAAAATCGTCCTGGAGAGTCGTGCCGGAGTTGCAAAGAACAATCTGGCAATGAGTGGGTGCGCAACAGAGAGGCTTATATATACTAGCTGATTGGAGAGGAAAAGCTGCTAAGAGCCCAGGTGAGCTGATGGTGTGGGTGTGACTGTCCAACAGGGTGAGGTCGAGGCGGGGTTAGAGGAAAAGTCCTGAGGTTCAGCACGTAAGGCGAGAAACAGACAGTGACAATAAGACCCGGGATCAGCAACTTATTCTACTGACAttggaaaatgtttatttcagctGGTGCTAGCTTTGCTTTTGTCAATAAAACATGTAGACTGCCGTTAagaaacatacagtaaatgcaaTTCTGCTTCAACCAATAGGGCTAGGAACTACCCTCTAGAAATCTagtgacaacaacaaa
Proteins encoded:
- the LOC134861609 gene encoding fucolectin-6-like — protein: MTHSSVLPLLLLMGTCSAYTYQNVALRGKASQSSRYPDHYGDANKAIDGNRDSNYLDGSCTATTEMTNPWWRVDLLESYIVTSIIITNRGDCCSERINGAEVHISNSLQDNGAANPVDGVISQIPAASSFTMTFTEPVEGRYVTLTLPGVKKLLTLCEVEVYGYRAPTGENLALQGKASQSSLSSFQGLAYNAIDGSRDSVFSHGSCAYTGYNLNPWWRVDLVETHKIFSVKITNTLNNGPTRLNGAEIRIGDSLENNGNSNPRCTVISSIPAGFTETFQCNGMDGRYVNIFIPERHDYLTLCEVEVYGSRLD